CCGCGGGGCGGGCTTGCGGGCCGCCCCCGGCGCGGGCCGGTCCTCCCCCATCTTACGATCCCGGGGCCGGCGACGCCACGCGAAGCGGCCCGGCGGCGCGGTCTCGGGGGGGTCGGTCCTGTGCGCCGGGCGGGGACGATCCTAAAATGGAAGCTCGGAAACGGAATACCTTCGGCCTGGCCGCGGGTCGGACGCCGGCCCCCTCGGGCGGGCCGCCCGGCCCGGGGCGCGCGACGACCCTTGGCTGCTTCGACGCGATCGTCGCCCGAGAGGTTCGTGCTTTTCTCCGGGGAGTCGACGTCGTGAAAGTCCTGGTCATCGGCAAGGGGGGCCGCGAGCACGCCCTGTGCTGGAAGCTCAAGCAGTCGCCGCGGGTCACCGCGGTCTATTGCGCCCCGGGGAACGCGGGCACCGCCCTCGACGCCCAGAACGTCGCCATCGAGCCGAACGACCAGCGCGGGCTGGCCCAGTTCGCCAAGCGCGAGGGGATCGGCCTGACCGTGGTCGGCCCCGAGGAGCCGCTGGCGAAGGGCCTGGTCGACCTCTTCCAGCGCGAGGGCCTGCGGGTCTTCGGCCCCCGCCGCGACTCGGCCGAGCTCGAGGGGAGCAAGGTCTTCGCCAAGGACCTGATGCGCCAGGCCGGCATCCCCACGGCCGACTACCGGATCTTCCGCAGCGCGCCCGACGCCGAGCACTACATCCTGTCGCGCGAGGTCGCCCTGATCGTCCGCTCGCGCGGCCGGTCGATGATCCGCAACACGATCCACTGCCGCACCGCCGCCGAGACCCTCGAGGCCGTCGAGCGGATCCTCGACCCGCGCGAGATGCTCGGCCCCGGCGTGCAGGTCGAGATCGAGGACCGCGGGGTCCGCAAGGTCTTCGGCACCCTCGCCGAGGCCCGCGAGTACGTCCTCAACTGCCCGCTCGGCATCGTGGTCAAGGCCGACGGCCTGGCGGCCGGCAAGGGGGTCTACGTCTGCAGCACGCTCCGCCAGGCGATCGACGCGCTCGACCAGATCATGGTCCGGCGGATCTACGGCCAGGCCGGCGACCGCGTGCTGATCGAGGAGCGGCTCGACGGCCGCGAGACCAGCGTGCTGGCCTTCACCGACGGCCGCACCATCGTCCCCCTGGCCTCCAGCCAGGACTACAAACGGGCCCTCGACGGCGACGAGGGGCCCAACACCGGCGGCATGGGGGCCTTCTCGCCCACGCCCATGGTCACCCCCGAGCTGATGCAGGAGGTCGAGCGCGAGGTCCTGGTGCCGATCGTCCACGCCCTGAAGCGGGCGCGGCGGCCGTTCCGGGGGATCCTCTACGCCGGCCTGATGCTGACCAACCAGGGGCCCAAGGTCCTGGAGTTCAACGTCCGGTTCGGCGACCCCGAGACCCAGGTGATCCTCATGCGGCTGAAGTCCGACCTGCTCGACGTGCTCGAGGCGGTGGTCGACGAGCGGCTCGACACGGTGGCCCTGGAGTGGGACCCCCGCCCCGCCGTCACGGTCGTGATGGCGTCCGAGGGCTACCCCGGGCACTACGAGCACAACCGCTGGATCCAGCACGTCGCCGCCGCCGACAGGCTCCCCGACGTGAAGGTCTTCCACGCCGGCACCAAGCTCAGGCCCGACCCCGAGGCGGGCCGCGAGCCCCGGATCGTCAGCGACGGCGGCCGGGTTCTCAACGTCACCGCCCTGGGCGACGACCTGGCCCAGGCCCGCGAACGCGCGTACGAGGCGGTGCGGACCATCCGGTTCCCGGGCGGCTTCTACCGCCGCGACATCGCCGAGAACGTCGGCGAGGGCGGCGGCGGCCGACCGGGCCCGGCCGTCACTTCTTGAGGTTGTACAGCCCCTTCAGGGCCTTCTGGGCCTGGCCGTACTGCAGCTTGCGGTTGAACGGCGCGGTGTCGACCTTGGGCGGGAAGACCGCGCCCTTGACGACGCTGACGTGCTTGGCGAAGAACGCCGTGTTCGACGGGATGTCGGGCGACACGATGGTCCCCTGCAGGCCCGAGTTGTCGACCTCGCCCTCGATCTTGGCGCTGATCGTGCCGCGGGGCAGCACGATGTTCTGCGGGGCCCCGAACGGGAACCGGATCGTGCTGACGCTCTGGAACTCGCCGGGGTCGTTGATCCCCGAGGGGTCGGGGTCGACCGACACCGAGACCACCGAGTTCACGACGCTGCCGGCGATCTGCGCGTTGATCCCGCCGCCGCCGTGCGCCGAGGGGAGCGAGGCCCCCGCGAAGTCGTTGAACGTGCGACTGTCGATCGCCGGCGGGGCCTCGCCGTTGAAGGCGCCCGAGCCGCCCGAGAGCGACGAGAACGAGTTGGCCGCGGCCGACAGCGACTGCGTGTAGCCCGACTGGATGAACGAATTCACCAGGTCGCCGCCGAGCTTCAGGTCGTTCAACTCCCGCGACACCGTCACCTTCGAGTTCACCGCGCCCCGGTTGGCGTGCAGGTGCTGGATGAACTGGCTGTTGATCACCACGTTGTCCATCCCCCGCCCGAAGGACACGTCGCGGGTGCCCCCCGCCGAGATCAGCATGACGTTGTTGGTCTCGCCGCCGATCAAGAAGTTGGTGATCTTGGGGTCGAGGGTGTCGCCGGCGCTCGAGGCGAAGATGCTGGACGCCAGGGCGAACGTGGTGAAGTTGGTGGCGTTCCCGCCGACCCGCACGTAGCCGATCTGGCCCGTGACGTCGCCCCCCTGCGAGACGAGGTACGTCCCGCCGGCCGCCGCGTTGGCGCTCGCGACCGTCGGGTCGAACTGCGTCGGCGCCAGGCCGCTCGCGGTGTTGCCGTCGATCTGGTTGGCCTGGAACAGGTTGATCCGGCCCGTCACCAGGAACGTGACGCTCTGCTGGTTGACCGTCGTCGTGGAGCCCGAGGTCGAGCTGGCGGCGTTGGTCGTCACGCGGTCGAGGATGATGCTCGTCCCGGTCTCGATCGGCAGGCCCAGGTTGACCACGAACTCGTTCTTCTGGCCCGAGGCGACCAGCGACGACGCGGCCCCGGCCGGCGTGTAGTTGACGTCGACGCCGCCGAACCGCAGGACGTTGATCCCCTCGGGGGCGGTGATGCCGCCGGCGAGGAAGTAGCCCGAATGGATGCTGGACGAGGTCGTCGACTTCGCGGTGCTGGTGCGGCCCAGCCAGAAGTCGGGCATGTCGACCAGGCCGATGCCGTTCTGCGCCAGGGTCCCCCGGCGCTGGACGTTGTTGGCGTCGATCTGGCTGAAGGCCCCGTTGTTCTGGACGTTCAGGTTCTGGAAGAAGACCTTGCCGTCTCCCGAGTCCCCCTTCTGCACCGTGCCCACCAGCCGGCTGGAGTGGGTGACCGTGCCGGCCACGGTGATCGTGTTGATCAGGTCCGGCGTGCTCGCGGTCGCCTTGGTGAAGGCGTCCCCCTGCTGGTCCACGACGTTCATGGTGCCCGGCCCGTACAGGGTCAAGGTCCACTTGTCGCCGTCGGCGTCGGTCCCGTTGACCACGGCCGTCGGGATCGTCGAGTACGCGGAAAGCACTTGTCGGGTTTCCAGGCCCTCGGCCTGGGGCCGGAGGGATCGTCTCGAGGGCGTTCGCTTTCGCGTCGACATGGATCAATTCCCCTTAGCTCAGGAGGCTCGCCCGGGCGTCGGATTCGCGGGAGCCCCCCGAACGACGGCCCGAAGCGTCGACTCCATCCAGACTCCGGCCCCGCCGAGGCGGAAGAGACATGAGTCCCCGAACGGGCGGCTGGATGTATGCAGTCATCCCTCGCGGGGGGATGACCCTGGAGATTCGGCACACCTTGTTCGATAATCGGTTCGCCAACCGGCGTCCTTGAGAAATTCGTCAAAATCGGCGCATCCGGCGCAGGACGAACAAGGGCATCCCTTTTATCGGCCCGGGGCTCAAGTTTCGTGAGCGGCGGCCGGGGGATTCGTGCGGGGCCGAGCCTTCGGCCCTTCGGAAGTCGAGCCTTCCCGGATCCGAGGGGGACGAGAGGCTCGACGGAGGCCCAGGGACGGGCGCGAAGCTGACGGGAAGGATAGCCTCGCGATGAGCGACTCTCCGGGCGGCCGACGGCGGGCCTCGATCCACATCACGCGCCAGCGGGCCTCCCGCCTCTACCGCCTGGTCCGGCTCCTCGACGAGCGGCCGCGCAGCCGCGACGAGGTCCTCAAGGGCCTGACGATCGGCCTGCGGACCTTCTACCGCGAGCTGGACCTGCTCAAGCGCTGCGGCCTCAAGGTCCAGCACAAGGAGAAGGTCTACGTCCTCGCCGCCGCCGCCGGCCGGGCCGAGGGCCGCCTCCCCTTCCCCGACCCCCAGCTCAATTTCGCCGAGATGGCCGAGCTCGCCCGCTGCGAGTGCGACGCCGGCCGCCGCCTCGCCGCGCTCCTCGCCTCGGTCACCGACCAGCCCGCCGACTCGCCTCGTCCCAAACGCAAGGCCCGCAGCCGCTGAGCCGCCTCAATCCGGGCTTCGCCCGCCCCGCGACCGCCACCGGCTGCGCCGTCGGGCGCTGCGGATCCAGCCGTGGAGGGCCCGCGAGTCGACGAGGAACTCCGCGAAGTCCAGCAGGTCGTCGGACTTCGTGAAGGCGTAGGCCGAGGCGGGGGCGCCGACGTCGGGCAGGTCGTAGCCGCCGAGGTCGGTGATCAGCAGGTAGCCGTCCTCGAGGTCCAGCCGCCAGGCGCGCGAGATCCCCGGCTCGTGCGTCGCCGCGAAGCCCAGGGTCGACAACCAGTGCCCGCCGATCGCGCCCGCGGGTCGTCCCCCCGGCGGGCCGGCCTCGTCCGACATCGCGCAGCCCTCCCCCACGCCCGCCGAGACGGATCGCGGGCGCGTCAGGATAGCCGACCCGCCGCGACCGTCAAGGCGAGACGCCGGCCCCGTTCCCGCCCGAGCCGGCTTGGAGGGCGGCCGGGCCTTCTGCTACGATCGGGGGATCGCAGCGAGGGTCCCCCTGCCCCCAGACGGTCCGCCGACCGAGGACGATGCCATGCGTTCCGACACGATCAAGCAAGGCGACGCGCGCGCCGCGCACCGCAGCCTGTTGCGCGCCACCGGCGTCCGCGAGGACGACTGGAAGAAGCCGTTCATCGCCATCTGCAACAGCCACGTCGACATCATCCCGGGCCACGTCCACCTGCAAGAGGTCGGCAACTACGTCAAGGAATGCGTGCGCGCGGCGGGGGGCGTGCCGTTCATCTTCAACACGATCGGCGTCGACGACGGCATCGCGATGGGCCACGGCGGGATGAAGTACTCGCTCCCCTCGCGCGAGCTGATCGCCGACTCGGTCGAGACGATGATCAACGCCCACATGTTCGACGGCATGATCTGCATCCCCAACTGCGACAAGATCGTGCCCGGCATGTTCATGGGGGCCATGCGGGTCAACGTGCCGACGATCTTCGTCTCGGGCGGGCCGATGGAGGCCGGCAAGACGGCCGACGGCAAGACGGTCGACCTGATCGACGCCTTCGTCGGCGGCGTGCAGAAGGCCCGCGGCCTGATGACGGCCGAGGAGTTGGACGAGATCGAGAAGGCCGCCTGCCCCACCTGCGGCAGCTGCTCGGGCATGTTCACGGCCAACAGCATGAACTGCCTGGCCGAGGCCCTGGGCATGGCCCTCCCCGGCAACGGCACGATCCTGGCCACCGCGGCCGACCGCAAGGTCCTCTTCGAGAAGGCGGCCAGGCGGATCGTCGAGATGGCCATGGAGTTCAACCGCGTCGGCGAGGGCCACGGCCTGCTGCCGCGCGAGATCGCCACCGCGGCGGCGTTCGACAACTCGATGGTCCTCGACATGGCCATGGGCGGCAGCACCAACACCGTGCTCCACATCCTGGCCATCGCCCACGAGGCCGGCGTGCCGTTCACGCTCGACCGGATCGACGAGCTGAGCAAGAAGACGCCCAACATCTGCAAGGTCAGCCCGTCGAGCAAGTACCACGTCGAGGACGTGGCCCGGGCCGGCGGCATCCACACCATCCTCGGCGAGGTCGCCCGCGGCTGCCCCGGCCTGCTCGACCTGACGGCCCGGACCGTCACCGGCAAGTCGCTGGGCGAGAACATCGAGGCCTACGACGTCCGGAGCGCCGCGGCCGTCCAGACCGCCCAGACGATGACCCGGGTGCGGGCCGGCGGCGAGCGGTCGTCGCAGGCCTGGACCGTCCCCAGCGTGGCCGGCGACCCCCGGTCGCAGGCCGCCGGCCTGGCCGTCCTCGAATCCGAGGGCGAGTCCGAGGTCCCCGACGCCGGCGGCGGCGACGGCCACGTCCCCTCGGACGACGGCTTCGACGCCTACGACGTCATCCGGACCGTCGACAAGGCCTACTCGCAGACCGGCGGGCTGACGATGCTGAAGGGGAACCTCGCCCCCGACGGCGCCGTGATCAAGACGGCCGGCGTGAACCCCAAGATGCTCCGGCACACCGGCCCGGCGGTCATCTTCGAGAGCGAGATCGACGCCTACAACGGCATCGTGTTCGGCAAGGTCAAGCCCGGCGACGTCATCGTCATCCGCTACGAAGGCCCCCGCGGCGGCCCCGGCATGCAGGAGATGCTCGCCCCCACCACGGCCGTCAAGGGCGTCGGCCTCGACGACAAGTGCGCGCTCATCACCGACGGCCGCTTCTCGGGCGGGACCGCCGGCGCGTCGATCGGCCACGTCAGCCCCGAGGCCGCCGTCGGCGGCCCCATCGGCCTGATCCGCGACGGCGACGTCGTCGACATCGACGTCCCCGCCGGCAACCTCTCCGTCCGCCTCTCCGACGAGGAACTGAAAGCCCGCCGCGAAGCCTGGCAGCCCCGCCCCTCCCCGTTCCGGACCGGCTGGCTCGCCCGCTACCAGAAGCTCGCCACCAGCGCCGACACCGGCGCGATCCTCAAGTGCGACTGATGCGGGCGTAAGCGGCTCGACCAGCGACTTTCAGGTCGCCGCTCGGGAAAAGTGGAACCGACCGCCCCCTCGCGGGCATACCATGGGAAAACGCCCAGCAGGTGTCGCGAGGGGGAGTTCCATGGCCGGAGGACGTCGTTCGTCGATCGAAGGCCGAGTTCGCACGCTCTGGACCCTCGGAGCGGTCGTGGACGTCGACGATCGGACCTTGCTCTCCCGCTACGTTTTCGATCGGGACGAATCGGCGGAAGAGGCCTTCCGGATTCTCGTCGAGCGGCATGGCCCGATGGTCTTTCGAGTGTGCCGACAGGTGCTCGGCGATCGGCAGGACGCCGAGGACGCCGCGCAGGCCGTCTTCCTCGTGCTCGCCTGCAAGGCGGCCTCGATCCGGGTCGACGGGTCGCTCGCCCCATGGCTCCACGGCGTGGCCCGACGCGTCGCGTCGAAAGCGCGAGGACGGCTCATATCCCTCAGGCGGACCGAACGGGACGCGGCCCGAGAGCGCGGCAGCGAGCTGGAACCTCCTCCCGCCGACGACTGGGGAACCCTTCACGATGAGGTGGCCCGGCTGTCGGAGAAGTACCGGACGCCGGTCGTCCTCTGCTATCTCCAGGGACGGACCTATGAAGACGCGGCCAGGTCGATCGGTTGCCCGGTCGGCACGGTCCGCGTGCGGCTCTCCCGCGCCCGCGAACAGCTGCGCGTCCGCTTGACTCGTCGCGGCTTCGGCCCGGGACGTCTCGCAGCGATCATTTCGTCCCTGCCCGACCAGAGTGCGGCCCTCTCCCCGTCATCGGCCTCATTCCTGGACGGGTCGGCCTGGCTCGAAGCGACCGTCAAGGCGGTTCGCTCTCTGCGATGGGACCGGACGACGTTGGCCGAGGCGGTTCCGAGTTCGGTTCTCTCCTCTTACCAAGGGATGATTCAGACGATGATCCTCGACGGGTGCAAGACGGCTGCGGTATGGACGCTCGCCGTCGGGATGACGGCCGCGGGTGCGCTATGTTTCTCCGCGACCGGTCGCGCATGGCAGGAGGCCGCCCCCTCGGATCGTCGTCCCCATTTCACCACGACCACCAAGGCGCCGCCTGTGCTTGCTCCACCGGAGAAGTCCGGGGAACAGGCGGCACGCGAAAGGTTGGCCAGGGCCGCGCGGATCCGGCTGGACGCCCAACGCTACTTCTTCCAGGAAGGGCGAATCACGATCGACCGTTTCATCGACGCATCCGAGCAGTTGATGGACTGCGAAATGGCCGCGAGCCCGAACCAGGACCAACGCGAGGCGGCGGCCGAGGCGCACCGGGAACGCATGGGAGAGCTCGCGGGCACCGAGGAAAATCGCCTGAAGGCGGGAGCGGGATCGGCCACCGACTTCGTGGAAGCTTGGGCCGCATCCAAGCTCGCAGACTTCTCATTGCGGGAAGCCCGCCGAGATCGAGACTCCGGGGAGGTCGACGCCCTCAAGCGGCGGGTCGAGGCTCTGGAGAAACAACTCAAATCGGTCATCAAGGAGCAAGAGCGAGCGGGCGGCGACCCGGCCCCGCGGCCCGAAACTTCCACACGCCAAGCCGCACCGCGGACACCGTGACCCGGCACGCCCGCGCGCTCGGCACTTCGTACGAAGGCCATGGCTCGGCCTTGGGGGAAAGCGCTACGCGTCCGGCCGATTCTCCCCTGCCCGGGATCTGATCTCGCATCGATCGGCCGCGATAACCGGGCCGATTCCGACCTCGGTCCTCGACTTCAGTGGTTCATGGCTGAATCGCACGCGACGACATCCCCCGCCGGCAACCTGTCCGTCCGTCTCTCCAACGAGGAACTCGCCGCCGGCCGCGAAGCCTGAGGGCCTCACCCTTCCCAGTTCCGGACCGGTTGGCTCGCCTGCCACCAGAAGTCCGCCACCGGCGCGATCCTCTAGTGCGATTGAAGTTCGCGACCCGCGATCGAAGGCCCGACGAGCGGGAGACGAGCGACCGCCGAGCCGTCTCCCCCGTTCCGGCCGACGATCGGATTCGGTTCGGGTTCGTCCGGCCGACCGACGGACGAACCCATCGGCCGCAAACCATTCATGTTTTCGATTTAAGCCCGATTCCTGCGAAGCCGCCCCCCCAATCGCCGGTGCTCGCCCCGAATCAAATCCCGCCGTCCAGAGCGGCCGGATCCGAGCGACGACCGCTGATTAAGAATATGCGCTACGATCGCTGATCGGCGATCGGCCGCGCCCTGGCTCCAGCCCATCTTGCGCGACGGACGGCCGCTCGATTCGCCCCGACGAGGCGAACGCCCCTCGTCCCGGAGAATCTTCGGCGGCGATCTTCTCGTCACCACCCACGCGGGTTCCCGCCTCTCACCGAGGGGAAACGCCGCCCGCGGTCGCGGGCCGGGCGCGACCCCCGACCACGCTCGCCGGCGACGTCGCGCGGAGGGACTGCGGCGCGGCGCAGGCCCGCGAGGTCGGCCTGGCGCCGGCCTTCGGGCCGGCGGGGTCGGCCGGCTTCCCGGCCCTGGCTCGCGACGGGGGACGGGCGGGGTCCCCCCCGCCGGGGCCGCCCGACCGAAGGGGCGGATCCGCCCGACCTCCGCCGTGCGACGGCATGACCAACGCGATCAGGGCGCCGACCTCGCGGTGCGCCTCGACGGGGTGGCGCAGCGGCAGCTCGGGATGCACCTTGTAGCGGTTCCGGCGGCCGGCGCGCTGCCGTTCCAGATAACGCGCCTCCTCCAGGTCGGCCACGAGGCGTTGCACCGCCCGCTCGGTGATGCCGACCCGGTCGGCGACCTCGCGCAGGGTGACGTCGGGGTCCTGCGCGATCAGCAGCAGGACGTGGGCGTGGTTGCTCAGGAAGGTCCACGTCGGGGCCGTCTCGTCGGCTTTTCTCGAAGGCATCGCTTGACTCCTCGGAAAGACACGATACAGATTACACGAAATCAGTGTCGCATATCAAGCCGATTTGGGGCTCGCCGATCTGTTTTCGGGCCGGGCCGACGGATCCATGGGAGGAGACCTCGTCGATGTCGATGTCGCAGGTCGATGATGCTGGAGTCAAGAGCCATGAGAGAAACGGGGACGACGGAGAGGCGTGGGCGATGCTGGGCGGCGTGCTGGCCCTGGCGGCGTCGTCGGCCGTCCTGCTGGCCTGGCAGGTCGCGAC
The DNA window shown above is from Paludisphaera mucosa and carries:
- the ilvD gene encoding dihydroxy-acid dehydratase, which produces MRSDTIKQGDARAAHRSLLRATGVREDDWKKPFIAICNSHVDIIPGHVHLQEVGNYVKECVRAAGGVPFIFNTIGVDDGIAMGHGGMKYSLPSRELIADSVETMINAHMFDGMICIPNCDKIVPGMFMGAMRVNVPTIFVSGGPMEAGKTADGKTVDLIDAFVGGVQKARGLMTAEELDEIEKAACPTCGSCSGMFTANSMNCLAEALGMALPGNGTILATAADRKVLFEKAARRIVEMAMEFNRVGEGHGLLPREIATAAAFDNSMVLDMAMGGSTNTVLHILAIAHEAGVPFTLDRIDELSKKTPNICKVSPSSKYHVEDVARAGGIHTILGEVARGCPGLLDLTARTVTGKSLGENIEAYDVRSAAAVQTAQTMTRVRAGGERSSQAWTVPSVAGDPRSQAAGLAVLESEGESEVPDAGGGDGHVPSDDGFDAYDVIRTVDKAYSQTGGLTMLKGNLAPDGAVIKTAGVNPKMLRHTGPAVIFESEIDAYNGIVFGKVKPGDVIVIRYEGPRGGPGMQEMLAPTTAVKGVGLDDKCALITDGRFSGGTAGASIGHVSPEAAVGGPIGLIRDGDVVDIDVPAGNLSVRLSDEELKARREAWQPRPSPFRTGWLARYQKLATSADTGAILKCD
- the purD gene encoding phosphoribosylamine--glycine ligase — its product is MKVLVIGKGGREHALCWKLKQSPRVTAVYCAPGNAGTALDAQNVAIEPNDQRGLAQFAKREGIGLTVVGPEEPLAKGLVDLFQREGLRVFGPRRDSAELEGSKVFAKDLMRQAGIPTADYRIFRSAPDAEHYILSREVALIVRSRGRSMIRNTIHCRTAAETLEAVERILDPREMLGPGVQVEIEDRGVRKVFGTLAEAREYVLNCPLGIVVKADGLAAGKGVYVCSTLRQAIDALDQIMVRRIYGQAGDRVLIEERLDGRETSVLAFTDGRTIVPLASSQDYKRALDGDEGPNTGGMGAFSPTPMVTPELMQEVEREVLVPIVHALKRARRPFRGILYAGLMLTNQGPKVLEFNVRFGDPETQVILMRLKSDLLDVLEAVVDERLDTVALEWDPRPAVTVVMASEGYPGHYEHNRWIQHVAAADRLPDVKVFHAGTKLRPDPEAGREPRIVSDGGRVLNVTALGDDLAQARERAYEAVRTIRFPGGFYRRDIAENVGEGGGGRPGPAVTS
- a CDS encoding RNA polymerase sigma factor, coding for MAGGRRSSIEGRVRTLWTLGAVVDVDDRTLLSRYVFDRDESAEEAFRILVERHGPMVFRVCRQVLGDRQDAEDAAQAVFLVLACKAASIRVDGSLAPWLHGVARRVASKARGRLISLRRTERDAARERGSELEPPPADDWGTLHDEVARLSEKYRTPVVLCYLQGRTYEDAARSIGCPVGTVRVRLSRAREQLRVRLTRRGFGPGRLAAIISSLPDQSAALSPSSASFLDGSAWLEATVKAVRSLRWDRTTLAEAVPSSVLSSYQGMIQTMILDGCKTAAVWTLAVGMTAAGALCFSATGRAWQEAAPSDRRPHFTTTTKAPPVLAPPEKSGEQAARERLARAARIRLDAQRYFFQEGRITIDRFIDASEQLMDCEMAASPNQDQREAAAEAHRERMGELAGTEENRLKAGAGSATDFVEAWAASKLADFSLREARRDRDSGEVDALKRRVEALEKQLKSVIKEQERAGGDPAPRPETSTRQAAPRTP